CAAGGAAACTTACAAATAAGTATAGCATAACAAAAAAGCCGGGAATGGAATTCCTCGGCTTCAGAGCGGGTGATGGGACTCGAACCCACGATATCTTGCTTGGGAAGCAAGCGTTCTACCACTGAACTACACCCGCGCGAACGAACGGTGGGATTATACGGCACGCCAAAAAGCGATGTCAAGCCTGGGATGGCGCCGCCCCGTGCCGGACCCGGTCATTGTTTGCGTTTCAGAAGCATGTTCGCCAACCCGAGCAGCGCTTCAGCGGCTTCCCCCCTGGGTTGTGCCCGTTCAAGATGACGAAGCGCCAGCTTTGTTTCATCTTCGGAAATCCTTTCTGCATACGCTCTCGCGCCTTCCTTCTCCAATAAGGAGGCGATCTCCATCACTTCGCTTTGTAGAACGGATCCCCGCTGCCAGCGTTTTGCGAATTCCTGGTTCTTCTCCAGACCGAACAGGACGGGAAGCGAATTCTTTCCTTCCACCAGATCGCTGGCTGCCGATTTGCCGGTGAGAGCTTCGTCGCCCCAAATTCCGAGGATGTCATCCTGGACCTGGAATGCCAACCCAAGGTGATGCCCAAAGAGGCGAAAATCTTCCACCTGACTGTCTTGCGCATAGCCAAGAAGGGCGCCGATCTGGGTGCATGCGGCGAGCAGGGCAGAGGTCTTTCCTCCGACCATGGGCCAATAATCCTGCATCGTCAGGTCGGCGCGTTCTTCATATGACATATCCAGGAATTGACCCTGGGTGAGTTGAAGACAACATTCACCAAGGATCTCCGCCGCGCGCACGACCATCTCATGCGGATAATGGGTTCGCAGGTCCAGGATGGATTGATTCGCGATCACAAATAAAGCGTCGCCGACGTTTATCGCCATTGGCGCACCCCACTTAACCCAGGCGGTTTTCCTGCCGCGCCGAAGTTCTGAGTTATCCTGGATATCGTCGTGGACGAGTGAAAAGTTGTGTACCAGTTCAGCTGAAGCGGATGCTGGTACTGCGTGTAGCCAATTCGCTGTTTCCTTTCTTATATCACCACCTTTTCTATCACCAAAAGAGGCAACAGACAGCAAAAGTAACAGCGGGCGCACACGCTTCCCGGCCGCCTGTGGACCAGCCCCTTCGCCCGACCAACCCATGTGATAGGTCAGCATTTCATGGAAATCTTGCGTTCGCGCCTGTGCAAGCCTGCCAACTTGTTTTTTTAGTTCGGTCTCGATGGCATCCAGCATCGTTTGTTGCAGTG
This portion of the Anaerolineales bacterium genome encodes:
- a CDS encoding polyprenyl synthetase family protein, whose protein sequence is MTETLQQTMLDAIETELKKQVGRLAQARTQDFHEMLTYHMGWSGEGAGPQAAGKRVRPLLLLLSVASFGDRKGGDIRKETANWLHAVPASASAELVHNFSLVHDDIQDNSELRRGRKTAWVKWGAPMAINVGDALFVIANQSILDLRTHYPHEMVVRAAEILGECCLQLTQGQFLDMSYEERADLTMQDYWPMVGGKTSALLAACTQIGALLGYAQDSQVEDFRLFGHHLGLAFQVQDDILGIWGDEALTGKSAASDLVEGKNSLPVLFGLEKNQEFAKRWQRGSVLQSEVMEIASLLEKEGARAYAERISEDETKLALRHLERAQPRGEAAEALLGLANMLLKRKQ